The sequence GAGGCGCTGACGGCTTTCGGAGACGGTTCGGTCTACCTCGAAAAGTACCTCGAAGAGCCGCGGCACATCGAGTTTCAGGTGTTCGGCGATGCCTACGGCAACGTCATTCACCTCGGCGAGCGCGAGTGCTCCATTCAGCGCCGCCACCAGAAGCTGATCGAGGAGTCCCCTTCGCCTGCGCTCACGCCCGAGCTCCGGGCGCGCATGGGAGAGGCCTCCGTGAAGCTGGCGCGCGCCGTCGGCTACCAGGGCGCCGGAACGATCGAGTATCTCCTCGACCTCGACGGCAGTTTCTATTTCATGGAGATGAACACCCGCATCCAGGTGGAGCATCCGGTCACCGAGATGGTCACCGGCGTCGATCTGGTCAAGCTCCAGATCGGGATCGCAGCCGGCGAACCGCTGACGATTCCCTCGGGGCTGAAGCCCCGCGGGCACGCCATCGAATGCCGGGTCAACGCCGAAGATCCGGTGACCTTCGTGCCGTCGCCCGGGAGGCTCACGACCTTCCACCTGCCCGGTGGCCCCGGAGTCCGCGTCGACACCCACGGCTACGAGGGCTATTTCATTCCGCCGACCTACGATTCTCTGGTGGCCAAGCTGATCGTGCATGCAGGCACGCGCGAAGAGGCCCTGGCGCGTATGAAGCGCGCCCTCGACTTCTTCGTCGTCGAGGGGATCAAGACTTCGATTCCGCTGCATCGCGAGATCCTCGAGGACGAAGAGTTCCGGGCCGGACGCTTCTCGACCAAGTTCATGGAGCGATTCGCCGAGCGTCGCAGACTGAAGGCGGCGGCCGTTTCATGACGGCGGGCGCAGCGCCTCGGCCGGGCAGAATCTACGCGATTGCCGATGCCGATGCGCTGGCGCCGCGAACTCTGTCGGCCAGCGCCGCCACCATGGCGGATGCCGGGATCCTGACCATTCAGCTGCGCGCCAAGTCCCTCCCCGACGATCTTCTCTTCGCCGAGGCCGAGCGCTGTCTGCGGCAACTCGAGGGCTGGCCGGGAACCCTCTGGATCGACGATCGGGTCGATCTGGCGATGCTGCTGCCGCTCGCCGGCGTCCACCTCGGCAGGAGAGATCTCGCGGCCGCGACGGCGCGCCGGCTGCTCGCCCCGACGGTCCGCATCGGAGTGTCGACACATGACGAGAATCAGCTCGCCGAGGCCGACCGCGATGCCGCCGCCGACTGGGTCGCCCTCGGACCGATCTACGCCACGCAGAGCAAGCGCGATCCGGACCCTGTGGTCGGGCTCGTGCGCCTGCGCGAGCTCCGCCGGCGCACGTCGAAGCCGTTGGTCGCCATCGGCGGCATCGAGCAGGCGAACATCGCGGCGGTGCTCGAGGCCGGCGCTGACTCGGTAGCTCTGATCCGGGCGGTCTGTTGCGGAGACATCGCGCGCAACTGCCGCGAGCTGCTCGCCATGGCGGCATGAGGATCTTTCTGACCGGGTTCATGGGTGCCGGCAAGACCTCCGTGGGCCGGCGCCTCGCCGCCCGGCTCGGCTGGCCGTTCATCGACCTCGACGACGAGATCGAGAAAGTCGCGGGTGAGTCGGTGCGCGAGATCTTCGACAAGGTCGGCGAAGGCGGATTCCGCGAGATCGAAGCCCGTGTCCTCGCCGAGTCGTTGCGCCAGGATCCGGCCGTCGTGGCGACCGGCGGCGGCACGCTCACCTTCCCGCGCAATCTTGCGGCTGCCCGCTCCGCGGGCCTCGTGGTCTGGCTGAACCCCGAGTTCGCGACTCTCACCCGTCGCATCGGCGGCAGGGGCAAGACGGACCGGCCGCTGTTTCGCGACGAGGCCACGGTCCTGGCGCTCTATCGCGAAAGGCTTCCCGCCTACGCGCTCGCCGACCTGAAGGTCGACGTCGCCCCAGGAGAGGCCGCGGAAGAGGTGGCGGCGCGGGTCGCCATGCTGGTCTCGGAGCGCAAATGCAGTATCTGATCCTCTCCGACATGCACGGCAACGCCGAGGCGCTGCAGGCGGTGCTGCGACGGCTGCGACGGAAGCGTTTCGACGTCGTACTCGTGCTCGGCGATCTGGTCGGCTATGGCGCGGGTCCGAATCAGGTGGTCGAGGCGGTGCGCGATCTCGCCGGCACGGTCTATCGCATCCGCGGCAAC is a genomic window of Thermoanaerobaculia bacterium containing:
- the thiE gene encoding thiamine phosphate synthase; translation: MTAGAAPRPGRIYAIADADALAPRTLSASAATMADAGILTIQLRAKSLPDDLLFAEAERCLRQLEGWPGTLWIDDRVDLAMLLPLAGVHLGRRDLAAATARRLLAPTVRIGVSTHDENQLAEADRDAAADWVALGPIYATQSKRDPDPVVGLVRLRELRRRTSKPLVAIGGIEQANIAAVLEAGADSVALIRAVCCGDIARNCRELLAMAA
- the accC gene encoding acetyl-CoA carboxylase biotin carboxylase subunit, with the protein product MFKKILIANRGEIALRVIQACRELGIPTVAVYSTADRESLHVTYADEDVCIGPPPSSQSYLNISSIVSAAEITGADAIHPGYGFLSENAHFAEVLRDCKIGWIGPPPEVIRQMGDKANARQTAVAAGVPVLPGSQEPLASAEEARQLAGEIGYPVILKAAAGGGGRGMRIVRTADEIEGQFATASNEALTAFGDGSVYLEKYLEEPRHIEFQVFGDAYGNVIHLGERECSIQRRHQKLIEESPSPALTPELRARMGEASVKLARAVGYQGAGTIEYLLDLDGSFYFMEMNTRIQVEHPVTEMVTGVDLVKLQIGIAAGEPLTIPSGLKPRGHAIECRVNAEDPVTFVPSPGRLTTFHLPGGPGVRVDTHGYEGYFIPPTYDSLVAKLIVHAGTREEALARMKRALDFFVVEGIKTSIPLHREILEDEEFRAGRFSTKFMERFAERRRLKAAAVS
- a CDS encoding shikimate kinase, encoding MRIFLTGFMGAGKTSVGRRLAARLGWPFIDLDDEIEKVAGESVREIFDKVGEGGFREIEARVLAESLRQDPAVVATGGGTLTFPRNLAAARSAGLVVWLNPEFATLTRRIGGRGKTDRPLFRDEATVLALYRERLPAYALADLKVDVAPGEAAEEVAARVAMLVSERKCSI